In Mycetocola spongiae, the genomic stretch GGGCTCCGTGGTGCTGGAGGCCAAGGGCCTCACCAAGGGTTTTGAGGGTCGCACCCTGATCGAAAACCTCAGCTTCTCGCTGCCGCGCAACGGCATCGTGGGCATCATCGGACCGAACGGTGTGGGTAAGACCACCCTGTTTAAGACCATCGTGGGCCTCGAGCCCCTGGACGCCGGTGAGCTGAAGATCGGTGAGACCGTGAAGCTCAGCTATGTGGACCAGAGCCGCGGCGGCATCGACCCGGAGAAAAACCTCTGGGAGGTTGTCTCCGATGGACTCGACTATATCCAGGTGGGTAACGTCGAGATCCCCTCGCGCGCCTATGTCTCCACGTTTGGTTTTAAGGGCCCCGATCAGCAGAAGAAGGCAGGTGTGCTCTCCGGTGGTGAGCGTAACCGCCTGAACCTCGCCCTCACCCTGAAGCAGGGCGGAAACCTCCTGCTTCTGGATGAGCCCACCAACGACCTGGACGTGGAAACCCTCGGTAGCCTCGAAAACGCGCTGCTGGAGTTCCCCGGTTGTGCCGTGGTCATCACCCACGACCGGTGGTTCCTCGACCGCATCGCCACGCATATCCTCGCCTATGAGGGTACCGAGGAGAACCCGGCGCAGTGGCACTGGTTCGAGGGTAACTTCGAATCCTATGAGCAGAATAAGATCGAGCGCCTCGGTGCCGACGCGGCCAAGCCCGGCCGTGCCACCTACCGTAAGCTCACGCGCGACTAGGCGTCACGCAGCCGAGGGCCCGCGCGCCGCGCGGGGAATACCATGCCCTGAGGGCAGGGAGTTCCCTGCGCGGAACCGGGCCCTCACCCGTTTCACCCCGGATTCTAAAAGGAGCGCCCACCCATGAAACTCGATGTTCCCATTCACCTGCGCTGGGCCGATCTTGACGCCTATAACCACGTTAATAACGTCGAGATCATGCGCCTCTTTGAGGAGGCGCGGGTGCGGGCCTTCTGGAAGCGCGAGCCGGGAGAATCCGAGCTGGACGACGGCATGGCCCTCGTGGAGGCCTCCGCGGGCGCGGAGACCATGACGCTGATCGGCTCCCAGCGGGTGGAGTATCTGCTGCCGGTGGATTATCGGCAGCGCCCGATCATCGTGCGGATGTGGATCGGCGCGCTGGGCGGCGCGAGCATGGACGTATTTTATGAGCTGCGCGATTCGGCGGAGGAGGACTCCGCGGTATATGCGCGCGCCCTCACCACGATTGTCTTGGTGACCGCGGCCACCGGCCGCCCGCGCCGGATCGGCGCCGAGGAGCGCGCAGCCTGGGGCCGCTATCTGGAGGCTCCGCTGACCTTCCGCGGGCGCGAGTAGCCGCCATAATCCGGGCGTGTGGCCCCGGGCGGGGCTTAACGCGCCAGAATCCCGGGGCGCTGCCCCGGGCCGGATAGGATGCGGGCTGGTCCACATAAAGGAGCGCCAGCACGATGTCCGAAGCCCTCACCGATACCACAACGCCCAATCGCCGCGTCCCCAAGCGCCTCGCCCTGATCCTCGGGGGTGTGCTCATCCTGGGGGCGGGAACCGGCACCGCGGTGGCCGCGATCGGCGCGAGCACCGCACGCGCGGAGGCGGCCGAGTTTGCCCTCGAGGTGGAGCGGGCCGGGACCCGGCATGCCGAGTTCTTGGAATCCGTGCAGCATGCCTCCGGGAGCCTCGCCGAGTCCGAGGACCTTCGCGCGCAGGCCCAGGTGGTATCTGAGGCCTCGGAGGACGGATTCCTCGGCGCGCCGGAACGGCAGGACCTGGCCTCGGCACTCGTCGAATTTGACGAGCGGATCGGGGCCGCGGGGATGCCGTTGACCGAGCTGGATTTTGAGCCCGGAACAGAATCTGATGACTCCACCCGGGAATCCGTGCGGCGCGGATCGGCGGAGCTCGCGCTACAGGCCGAAAAAATGACCGCCGCGATGGAGAGCCATCGGGAGCTGATCGATAGCCACGCTACGGCCCGCGATACGCTCGCCGCCGCTATCCTGGCCACGCTCGCAACCGCGCGCGAAAATGGCGAGCGAATCCTCGCCGAGTCGCCGTCCGCCCCCGAGGAGATCCGCGCGGCGCTGGCCGGCGCGATCGAGGATGCCACGACCGTCGAGGGCGATTTTGCGGGGGTCACCCACGCCTATATGGACGCGGCGCGCGCGGCCCTGGCCGCGGAGGCGGACGCGGCGGCGGCCAGGGCCGCAGCGGCGGTGGCTCCGGCCCCGCCCGCCGCGAACGTCACCGGGGGCGCCTCGGTATCCCCGCCGCAGTACGGTCCCGGCTATGGCCGCTCCCTCGGCGCGGAGCGACGCGAGGCGGGAATCCGCCGCGGCCAGGAAAACCGCGAACGCTACGGTCGCTGACCCGCCCGGCGGGGTGTGCGCCCGGCGCGGGACTAGGCGTCCGCGTCGGGCACGCGCACCATGCCCTCCTGGGCCACGCTCGCCACGAGGTCGCCCGCGCGGTTAAAGATCTTGCCCGTGGACAGCCCGCGGCCCCCGCGAGCGGTGGGCGATTCCTGCACATAGAGCAGCCACTCGTCCACGCGCACCCGGCGGTGCCACCACATCGCGTGATCGAGGCTCGCGATCTTCAGCCCCGGGGTGACCCAGGGCACGCCGTGCGCGCGCAGGATCGGCTCAAGAAGCGTGTAATCGCTCGCATAGGCCAGCGCCGCGCGGTGCAGCAGATCGCTATCCGGGAACGCACCGTTTACGCGCATCCATACCGCCTGTCGCGCGCTGGGGCCCTCGGGAACCGAGAGATAGATCGGCCCGGGAACGTGTCGAATATCAAAGGCCCGCCCCGTGGCCCACTGCTCGGCCACGGGATGTTTCACGCCCGCGAGAATATCGGCCGCGCAGGGCAGGGTCTCGGGATCGGGAATGCCCTCGGGCATCCGCTCCTGATGCTCCAGCCCGGGATCCTCATCCTGGAAGGACGCGATCATCGACAGGATCGGCAGGCCGTCCTGATAT encodes the following:
- a CDS encoding acyl-CoA thioesterase → MKLDVPIHLRWADLDAYNHVNNVEIMRLFEEARVRAFWKREPGESELDDGMALVEASAGAETMTLIGSQRVEYLLPVDYRQRPIIVRMWIGALGGASMDVFYELRDSAEEDSAVYARALTTIVLVTAATGRPRRIGAEERAAWGRYLEAPLTFRGRE
- a CDS encoding acyl-CoA thioesterase, translating into MTSPLESLLATLDLTDTGARTSEDIFTGTSEWTPGGRVFGGQVLAQSVVSAARTVAEDRFIHSMHGYFLRPGDVAKPITFSVDRIHDGRSFSTRRTQAYQDGLPILSMIASFQDEDPGLEHQERMPEGIPDPETLPCAADILAGVKHPVAEQWATGRAFDIRHVPGPIYLSVPEGPSARQAVWMRVNGAFPDSDLLHRAALAYASDYTLLEPILRAHGVPWVTPGLKIASLDHAMWWHRRVRVDEWLLYVQESPTARGGRGLSTGKIFNRAGDLVASVAQEGMVRVPDADA